One part of the Glycine max cultivar Williams 82 chromosome 14, Glycine_max_v4.0, whole genome shotgun sequence genome encodes these proteins:
- the LOC100792921 gene encoding proteasome subunit alpha type-1-B: MFRNQYDTDVTTWSPAGRLFQVEYAMEAVKQGSAAIGLRSKTHVVLACVNKANSELSSHQKKIFKVDNHIGVAIAGLTADGRVLSRYMRSECINYNYTYESPLPVGRLVVQLADKAQVCTQRSWKRPYGVGLLVAGLDESGAHLYYNCPSGNYFEYQAFAIGSRSQAAKTYLERRFENFVGSSREDLIKDALIATRESLQGEKLRSSVCTIAVVGVGEPFHILDQETVQQLIDTFEIVREEEAAPAEEEAQPAAGQDAPTDPGAAAGAADQGGGGAAAVDQGGSPMDI; this comes from the exons ATGTTCAGAAACCAGTACGACACGGACGTGACGACATGGAGCCCGGCGGGGAGGCTGTTCCAGGTGGAGTACGCGATGGAGGCGGTGAAGCAGGGCTCGGCGGCGATAGGGCTCCGATCCAAGACCCACGTGGTCCTCGCATGCGTCAACAAGGCTAACTCCGAACTCTCATCGCACCAGAAGAAGATCTTCAAGGTCGACAACCACATCGGCGTCGCCATCGCCGGCCTCACCGCCGACGGCCGCGTCCTCTCCCGCTACATGCGATCCGAGTGCATCAACTATAACTACACCTACGAGTCACCGCTCCCCGTAGGGAGACTCGTCGTTCAGCTCGCGGATAAGGCTCAG GTTTGCACCCAGCGGTCATGGAAACGTCCTTATGGAGTTGGACTCCTGGTAGCTGGATTAGATGAATCAGGAGCTCACCTCTATTACAACTGTCCCAGTGGAAACTATTTTGAATATCAGGCTTTTGCTATTGGGTCTCGCTCTCAAGCTGCAAAGACATATTTGGAACGCAGGTTTGAGAATTTTGTGGGCTCTTCACGAGAAGATCTGATCAAAGATGCACTTATTGCAACTAGGGAGTCCTTGCAAGGTGAAAAACTCAGGAGTTCTGTGTGCACAATTGCTGTGGTTGGTGTTGGTGAGCCATTCCACATTTTGGATCAGGAAACTGTTCAACAGTTGATTGATACTTTTGAGATTGTGAGGGAGGAAGAAGCTGCTCCAGCTGAAGAAGAAGCTCAGCCAGCAGCCGGACAGGATGCTCCCACAGATCCAGGTGCTGCTGCTGGTGCTGCAGAtcaaggtggtggtggtgctgcTGCTGTAGACCAAGGTGGTTCTCCTATGGacatttga